A DNA window from Xanthomonas campestris pv. campestris str. ATCC 33913 contains the following coding sequences:
- a CDS encoding glutamine synthetase family protein — MATETRVASLPSIDAAALAAIEGCALVDLLLPDTNGVLRGKRVTREALDKVYRDGVCLPMSLIATDITGNTVEETGLGYAIGDADRICRPIAGSLRPVPWAPQPMAQLLLAMHTPNGALFEVAPRAVLQRVVQGFAALGLTPVIAVELEFYLFDAMADAQGRPQTPRDAHTGERNTSTQVYALQDLDDHRSFTDAVTAACRQQGIPADTAVAEYAPGQFEINLQHRADAVAACDEALLLKRTIKAIAQQQHLLASFMAKPFAGQAGSGLHVHVSLLDAAGHNVLHGTADAPAAALRHAIAGLQRHADASLLLFAPHANSYRRFVPNAFVPLDASWGFNNRTVALRIPHSDAHNTRIEHRIAGADANPYLVAAAVLAAMLDGLQHPGDPTAPVQGNAYAQATFTPRTWQGAVDAFLRSDFIATQLGTQFQHVFGQQKQRELLDYQALVPDLDYARYLRTV, encoded by the coding sequence CGATCGAGGGCTGTGCGCTGGTGGACCTGCTGCTGCCCGATACCAACGGCGTGTTGCGCGGCAAGCGTGTCACCCGAGAGGCGCTCGACAAGGTCTACCGCGACGGCGTGTGCCTGCCGATGTCGCTGATCGCCACCGACATCACCGGCAATACGGTGGAAGAAACCGGCCTGGGCTACGCCATTGGCGATGCCGATCGCATCTGCCGCCCGATCGCCGGCTCGCTCCGCCCGGTGCCATGGGCGCCGCAACCGATGGCGCAGCTGTTGCTGGCAATGCACACCCCCAACGGTGCCTTGTTCGAGGTCGCGCCGCGCGCGGTGCTGCAGCGCGTGGTGCAAGGATTCGCCGCGCTGGGCCTGACGCCGGTGATCGCCGTGGAGCTGGAGTTCTACCTGTTCGACGCCATGGCCGATGCCCAGGGCCGTCCGCAGACGCCGCGCGATGCACACACCGGCGAGCGCAACACCAGCACCCAGGTGTATGCATTGCAGGATCTGGACGACCACCGCAGCTTCACCGATGCCGTCACTGCGGCGTGCCGGCAGCAAGGCATTCCGGCCGATACCGCGGTGGCCGAATACGCGCCCGGGCAGTTCGAGATCAACCTGCAGCACCGCGCCGATGCGGTGGCCGCATGCGACGAGGCGCTGCTGCTCAAGCGCACCATCAAGGCGATCGCGCAGCAGCAACACCTGTTGGCCAGTTTCATGGCCAAGCCATTCGCCGGCCAGGCCGGCAGCGGGCTGCACGTGCACGTCAGCCTGCTCGATGCCGCCGGCCACAACGTGCTGCACGGCACAGCAGATGCGCCGGCCGCCGCCCTGCGCCATGCCATTGCCGGGTTGCAACGGCATGCGGACGCATCGCTGCTGCTGTTCGCGCCGCATGCCAACAGTTACCGCCGTTTCGTGCCGAATGCGTTCGTGCCGCTGGACGCCAGCTGGGGCTTCAACAACCGCACCGTGGCCTTGCGCATCCCGCACAGCGATGCGCACAACACCCGTATCGAACACCGCATCGCCGGCGCCGATGCCAACCCCTACCTGGTGGCGGCGGCCGTGTTGGCCGCGATGCTGGACGGCTTGCAGCACCCCGGCGACCCCACCGCCCCGGTGCAGGGCAACGCCTACGCGCAGGCGACCTTCACCCCGCGCACCTGGCAGGGTGCGGTGGATGCGTTCCTGCGCAGCGACTTCATCGCCACCCAATTGGGCACGCAGTTCCAGCATGTGTTCGGCCAGCAGAAGCAGCGCGAGCTGCTCGACTATCAGGCGCTGGTGCCGGACCTGGACTACGCCCGGTATCTGCGGACGGTCTGA